Within Desulfobacter sp., the genomic segment TTTTTCTGGGTCAAAAGGATCGAGGCCTGCAGAAACAAGGCGCCAGGATGATCGGGCTGCCGCCCCAGAATCTCGGCCACCTGGGCATTGGCCCTGTCCCAGGCCTTAGCCGCAAAAAATAGTTTCCCCAGATCCAGCCGGGCGTCAATCAGGTCGGGATCAAATTTCACCGCCGTGGAAAATGACTGGAAGGCCGCCTTGCCGTTTTTCTGCTTCAATGCAATCTTTCCCAGCAAATGGTGGGCCTTTGCAAATTCAGGATCAATCTGGACCGCATTTTTCAACTCAAGCCGCGCCTTTACCAGGTCCCCGGACTCAAAAAAGGCCATACCCTTATCGTAAAAAGCCATCTTCTTTTCTTCCGGCGTACCGCAGGCCGCAAGCAAAAGCGCCAAACCCGCCAGGACTACCCATACTCTCATCCGCATCGCATCAACTCCGTTAAATAAACCCTCTGATTGCCATAATGGTAAATGCCGCCACCAGGCTCCGGTCCAGGAAATGATTTTCCGGCCGCAGCTCCCCCAGCAGCACATCATAACTGAAAAACAAAATCAAGGCCGACGCCACCGCCACCTTGAGTTCCGGTATTTCCAGATGAATGCTGGGCAGGTTCGGGAACACAATAATCACGATAAATATTAAAAAATCCAGGGGATTGAATTTAAACCCCTTCTGACGCTTGGTCAGGTTCAAGGTGCCGATCACCGCCAGAATCAGCCCCACCAGGGCCGCATAATTAACCAATTGTACATTATCGGTTACCCAGTTCCCCGGGTTCACCGTTGATTCATACATCAAAAAAGGGATACTGCAATAAAGGCAGACCCGGATCACCGCTTTTTTGCTCTGGGGCCGAAAGTATTTAGCCCCCAGAATCAGAGCAATGAACACCGCACCGCCCGCCGACATATACCAGGGCATTGCCTTGGGTATCAAACACTGCAGAACAAAGACAATCGCCAGGCCCCAGCGGAGCATGGCGAAGAAAAACTTGATGGAAAACTTATCCCCGCCGAACCTGGCCAGAAAACTTTTGGCACCCAGCAGGCTGTCCTCGCCGTTCCTAAACTTGAATCCGGTCTGCCTGGCCAGGGCGAAAAAAAGAACAATAAAAGCGGCCAGGCCCAGGAAAATGCCCAGGTTCAACCAATTGGAATAGAACCTGAGCAGGAAGGCGCAGCAAAGAAACATCGCCTGGAGCAGATAAATGACGGTCACTGACTCGGAATGGTAGAGCCCCAGCTTCATCAGCCTGTGGTGGAAATGATTCTTATCCGGTTTAAAGGGCGAATTCCCTTTGGCCATGCGTTCAATCATCACTGTCAAGGTATCGATAATGGGAAAACCGATGAGAAACAAGGGGAGAATTTCGCTATAAGGGGTATTGGCCTGGGTCAGCATCAGGGTAAAGACCACGCATAGAAACCCCAGCATCTGGCTGCCCGCATCCCCCATGAAGACCACGGCCGGATGGGTATTGTACCGCAGGAACCCAAGAATGGCCCCGGCCACGGCAATGCACATCAGGGAGAGGGCCATATTGCCTGACTGGAATGCAAAAAAAGCGATGGACACAAAACTGAGCATGGACACCCCGCCGGCCAGCCCGTCCAGCCCGTCGGAAAGATTGATGGCATTGGTCACGCCCACCACAAAGAACAGGGTCAGCCCCAAAGAAAATACATAGGGCAGATCCATGCCCCCGGGCAACATATCTCCAAGGCACTTGATCCGCACCCCGCCGTACACCATCACGATCACGGCCCCGGCCACCTGGGCCCCCAGCTTCTGCCAGTACTTCAGGTCCTTGACATCATCCAGTATCCCGAATGCCACAATCACCCCACAGCCCAGAAGCACCGCCTTTATCGCCCCGTCAATGGGGGCCCACACCAGCACCGGCGCAAGGGCGCCGATGGCCATGGAAATCCCCCCGCTCCTGGGCATGGGCAGCAAATGAACCTTCCGTGCATCGGGTTCATCCACCAGGTGCATGCGAAAGGCCATCCGCTTAAACACCGGCACCAGGGCGATGGTCAGAAACAGCGACAGGATGAATGTGGTAAACAGATACATGAGAATTTATTTCGGTAAATATTCGTCCAGAACAGGCACAACCGCCCTTAAAAACCCTTGAAGCCGCTTTTCCGCCGCTTCCGCACTTTCCCCCTGGCCCACGGGTACAATCACCCGCACCAGGGCGCCATCCGTCCGCTGCCGGGTCAGAGCATCCCAAAAATTAAACCACTTCATCTCAAAGGCATTGGTGAGCATCCTGCCCCGCATGGGGAACCAGTAATAGGAAATCTGCTGATAAGGCCCGTTCTGGATCAGGGCCCGGCTCACCGGCAGCACCCGGCCGTCCCCCAGCGGCACAAGAGCTTTGCCGCTCTCCTTGAACACCCAGCCCCCGCCCCGCAGGCAGGTGGCCGGAGAATGGATGGACTCACCCTTCTGCTGGTTCTCATAATAGGCCACATAAAAATCAATGGGAGCGCCTTTGCCGTCGGTGTAGTCGGCCATGATATAATCGCTGAAATCCAGGGCCTCGACAAATTGCTCTTCCATGGTTGTCGGCGCGCCCCGCCAGCCGTCTATGGC encodes:
- a CDS encoding undecaprenyl/decaprenyl-phosphate alpha-N-acetylglucosaminyl 1-phosphate transferase, with amino-acid sequence MYLFTTFILSLFLTIALVPVFKRMAFRMHLVDEPDARKVHLLPMPRSGGISMAIGALAPVLVWAPIDGAIKAVLLGCGVIVAFGILDDVKDLKYWQKLGAQVAGAVIVMVYGGVRIKCLGDMLPGGMDLPYVFSLGLTLFFVVGVTNAINLSDGLDGLAGGVSMLSFVSIAFFAFQSGNMALSLMCIAVAGAILGFLRYNTHPAVVFMGDAGSQMLGFLCVVFTLMLTQANTPYSEILPLFLIGFPIIDTLTVMIERMAKGNSPFKPDKNHFHHRLMKLGLYHSESVTVIYLLQAMFLCCAFLLRFYSNWLNLGIFLGLAAFIVLFFALARQTGFKFRNGEDSLLGAKSFLARFGGDKFSIKFFFAMLRWGLAIVFVLQCLIPKAMPWYMSAGGAVFIALILGAKYFRPQSKKAVIRVCLYCSIPFLMYESTVNPGNWVTDNVQLVNYAALVGLILAVIGTLNLTKRQKGFKFNPLDFLIFIVIIVFPNLPSIHLEIPELKVAVASALILFFSYDVLLGELRPENHFLDRSLVAAFTIMAIRGFI